A region of Halalkaliarchaeum desulfuricum DNA encodes the following proteins:
- a CDS encoding proton-conducting transporter transmembrane domain-containing protein, with the protein MNEVLPLSAAAAVDSWRPFAAVLVTGVAALLIMGLGRWPNLREGVTVVVAVLKFGLVASLVPAVLDGQRPTTDLGTLVPGVEFAFQADPLGTVFALVASGLYVVTAVYSVGYMRGLSADEQTRFFAGLAASLSATMGVAFATNLLVLLVFYELLTVATYPLVAHDESKNAREAGYKYLVYAFSGGVVALAGTLVVFWAAGTVTFDSGGIAGLAGADPTIARTAFALLVVGFGVKAAVMPLHSWLPSAMVAPTPISGLLHAVAVVKSGVFGIARTVLDVFGPATAEALGLAVLLAVAAGATILLASLLALRQDNIKRLLAYSTIAQLSYIVLGVALLTPAAITGALLHLPAHAFAKLTLFFCAGALHVELHVDDVSDAVGVGTRMPVTMGAFALASASMAGIPLFAGFTSKWHLLQGGFEVGAIVVALFVVSGVLNVAYFWPVVSAAFFETPETADPKPLIEGPFGGGERGTDGGGWTDGDGGTDGEQFQRVESWTDETSLLMLAPILATLALVLVFGIVPWATGLYDLVGLAVELSTGGDGP; encoded by the coding sequence ATGAATGAGGTCCTCCCGCTTTCTGCAGCCGCCGCGGTCGACTCCTGGCGCCCGTTCGCTGCCGTCCTCGTGACCGGAGTCGCGGCGTTGCTCATCATGGGCCTCGGCCGGTGGCCGAACCTCAGAGAAGGGGTGACCGTCGTCGTCGCCGTTCTCAAGTTCGGCCTCGTCGCGAGTCTGGTTCCGGCCGTTCTGGACGGCCAACGCCCGACGACGGACCTCGGGACGCTCGTTCCCGGCGTCGAGTTCGCCTTTCAGGCGGATCCGCTGGGAACGGTGTTCGCGCTCGTGGCCAGCGGGCTGTACGTCGTTACCGCCGTCTACAGCGTCGGCTACATGCGGGGGCTGTCTGCGGACGAACAGACGCGCTTTTTCGCCGGGCTCGCGGCAAGCCTGAGCGCGACGATGGGGGTGGCGTTCGCCACGAACCTGCTCGTGTTGCTCGTCTTTTACGAGCTGTTGACGGTTGCCACCTATCCGCTGGTCGCACATGATGAATCCAAAAACGCGAGAGAAGCCGGCTACAAGTATCTCGTCTACGCATTCAGCGGGGGTGTCGTCGCCCTCGCCGGGACGCTCGTCGTGTTCTGGGCGGCCGGAACGGTGACGTTCGATTCCGGCGGTATCGCCGGTCTCGCCGGGGCGGATCCGACGATCGCCCGGACGGCGTTTGCGCTGCTTGTCGTCGGGTTCGGCGTCAAGGCGGCGGTGATGCCGCTGCACTCCTGGCTTCCGAGCGCGATGGTGGCGCCGACCCCGATTTCGGGGCTGCTGCACGCGGTCGCCGTCGTGAAGTCCGGGGTCTTCGGCATCGCCCGAACCGTTCTCGACGTGTTCGGTCCCGCCACTGCCGAGGCACTCGGACTGGCCGTCCTGCTCGCGGTCGCGGCGGGCGCGACGATCCTGCTTGCGAGCCTGCTTGCGCTCCGACAGGACAACATCAAGCGGCTGCTCGCGTACTCGACGATCGCGCAGTTGTCGTACATCGTGCTCGGCGTCGCTTTGCTCACGCCGGCGGCGATCACCGGGGCACTGCTCCACCTGCCGGCACACGCGTTCGCCAAACTGACGCTGTTTTTCTGTGCCGGGGCGTTGCACGTCGAGCTTCACGTCGACGACGTGAGCGACGCGGTCGGGGTGGGAACGCGGATGCCGGTGACGATGGGGGCGTTCGCCCTCGCAAGCGCCAGCATGGCCGGCATCCCGCTTTTCGCCGGCTTCACGAGCAAGTGGCACCTGCTCCAGGGCGGATTCGAGGTCGGCGCTATCGTCGTCGCCCTGTTCGTCGTCTCGGGCGTTCTCAACGTCGCATACTTCTGGCCGGTCGTCTCCGCCGCCTTCTTCGAGACGCCGGAGACCGCCGACCCGAAGCCGCTCATCGAGGGACCGTTCGGCGGCGGCGAGCGTGGAACCGACGGTGGGGGGTGGACCGACGGTGATGGCGGGACCGACGGCGAGCAGTTCCAGCGGGTGGAGTCGTGGACCGACGAGACGTCGCTTCTCATGCTCGCGCCGATCCTCGCGACGCTCGCGCTCGTCCTCGTCTTCGGGATCGTTCCGTGGGCGACCGGGCTGTACGATCTCGTGGGTCTCGCCGTGGAGTTGTCGACGGGAGGTGACGGTCCGTGA
- a CDS encoding sodium:proton antiporter has protein sequence MIDPVVPDIHHYYLLFLAVFLIGLYTLIDDPHLVKKVIGLGLMQISVLMLFVSIGYVEGANPPLVDEPGPHANPLTHVIVLTAIVIAVSLSALALAIVIRLYAEFGTTDVREIEEALADE, from the coding sequence GTGATCGACCCCGTCGTTCCCGACATCCATCACTACTACCTTCTGTTTCTCGCCGTCTTCTTGATCGGCCTGTACACGCTGATCGACGATCCCCATCTCGTAAAGAAGGTAATCGGGCTCGGGTTGATGCAGATTTCGGTGTTGATGCTGTTCGTCTCGATCGGCTACGTCGAGGGCGCCAATCCGCCGCTGGTCGACGAGCCCGGCCCTCACGCCAACCCGCTCACCCACGTCATCGTGTTGACCGCGATCGTGATCGCGGTGTCGCTCAGCGCGCTCGCGCTCGCGATCGTGATCCGCCTGTATGCGGAGTTCGGCACCACCGACGTGAGAGAGATCGAGGAGGCGCTCGCCGATGAATGA
- a CDS encoding MnhB domain-containing protein, whose protein sequence is MTEPEPDPATDSEGPSHPPYVRSPVITTAARTTAPFVMTYGWYLILYGAHVPGGGFQGGVVVGATVVLLGLAFGLQPTREWLDDRIVTGGALVGFGLFGALSAGSLVAGGATMEVFVFPIPVTIVVEIVEVAIGLIVGGMVGGLFLVIGAGLREPIHEGGDRA, encoded by the coding sequence GTGACGGAACCCGAACCGGATCCCGCCACCGATTCGGAGGGACCGAGCCACCCTCCGTACGTTCGCAGTCCTGTCATCACGACGGCGGCCCGGACGACGGCCCCGTTCGTGATGACGTACGGCTGGTATCTGATCCTCTACGGCGCACACGTTCCCGGCGGGGGGTTCCAGGGCGGCGTCGTGGTCGGTGCGACAGTCGTGCTCCTCGGGCTCGCGTTCGGACTCCAGCCGACCCGCGAGTGGCTCGACGACCGCATCGTGACCGGTGGCGCCCTCGTGGGATTCGGGCTGTTCGGCGCCCTCAGCGCGGGATCGCTCGTCGCGGGCGGGGCGACCATGGAGGTGTTCGTCTTTCCGATTCCGGTGACCATCGTCGTCGAGATCGTCGAGGTTGCGATCGGGCTCATCGTGGGCGGAATGGTCGGTGGGCTGTTTCTCGTCATCGGAGCCGGCCTTCGAGAACCGATACACGAGGGCGGTGATCGCGCGTGA
- a CDS encoding DUF4040 domain-containing protein: protein MILVELVLVVFVFLTAVLVALLEDIVGAIATFAVFSLGLGLLWVLLAAPDVALAEAAVGGGILSVLYVLAVILTSRGVPAADREEAGLFRSINFRALAVIVALAVPLLIAINGLPDVGDPTAPAVSETYPDGSLTPYGYYVGHTLEETGLSNAVAAVLVVYRGLDTFGEAVVVFTAAVGVLIVLEREVLT from the coding sequence ATGATCCTCGTCGAACTCGTTCTGGTGGTGTTCGTCTTTTTGACGGCGGTGCTCGTGGCACTCCTCGAGGACATCGTGGGGGCGATCGCCACCTTCGCAGTCTTCAGTCTGGGGCTCGGGCTGCTCTGGGTCCTGCTTGCAGCGCCCGACGTCGCCCTGGCGGAGGCGGCGGTCGGGGGTGGCATCCTCTCTGTGCTGTACGTTCTCGCGGTGATCCTGACGAGCCGGGGGGTTCCCGCCGCCGATCGGGAGGAAGCGGGGCTCTTTCGGTCGATAAATTTCCGTGCCCTCGCCGTCATCGTCGCGTTGGCGGTTCCGCTTTTGATTGCCATCAACGGGCTTCCGGACGTCGGCGACCCGACGGCGCCGGCGGTGAGCGAGACCTATCCGGACGGCTCGCTGACTCCCTACGGCTACTACGTCGGACACACGCTGGAGGAAACCGGACTGTCGAACGCGGTCGCGGCGGTGCTGGTGGTCTACCGTGGGCTCGACACGTTCGGGGAGGCCGTGGTCGTCTTCACCGCCGCGGTCGGCGTCCTGATCGTCCTCGAGCGGGAGGTGTTGACGTGA
- the mnhG gene encoding monovalent cation/H(+) antiporter subunit G, whose product MTVQTAVVIGLTVAAVFFTFVGAVGLLRLPDIYTRAHAAAKADTLGAGFAVAAAAVHFGVQYVVVKVLLLLVFIYITNPTASHAISRAAYLQDAPVWSRAEDGSGELISPRADEHRAETGVQSADGGETEP is encoded by the coding sequence ATGACTGTCCAGACTGCGGTCGTGATCGGGCTCACCGTCGCCGCCGTCTTCTTCACCTTCGTCGGCGCGGTCGGGCTCTTGCGCCTGCCGGACATCTACACCCGGGCACACGCCGCCGCGAAGGCCGACACACTCGGGGCCGGCTTCGCCGTGGCTGCGGCGGCGGTGCACTTCGGCGTCCAGTACGTTGTCGTCAAGGTGTTGCTGTTACTCGTGTTCATTTACATAACCAACCCGACCGCCAGTCACGCCATCTCCCGGGCGGCGTATCTCCAGGACGCGCCGGTCTGGAGCAGGGCCGAAGACGGATCGGGGGAACTGATTTCGCCACGGGCCGACGAGCACCGCGCAGAAACCGGTGTACAGTCGGCCGACGGAGGGGAGACAGAGCCATGA
- a CDS encoding cation:proton antiporter: MSELAETVMLGAAGLVILMALVVFYRVATGPTTQDRLIGVNVIGTSTVIVIVFIAAGLGRPEYIDIALVYALLNFLLSLAIARFTYHEGRVE, translated from the coding sequence ATGAGTGAACTCGCCGAGACCGTCATGCTCGGTGCTGCCGGACTCGTCATTCTCATGGCCCTCGTGGTGTTCTATCGAGTCGCGACCGGACCCACCACCCAGGATCGGCTCATCGGCGTGAACGTGATCGGCACCTCGACGGTGATCGTCATCGTGTTCATCGCTGCGGGACTCGGTCGTCCGGAGTACATCGACATCGCGCTGGTGTATGCGCTGTTGAACTTCCTTTTGAGCCTCGCGATCGCCCGGTTCACCTACCACGAGGGGAGGGTCGAGTGA
- a CDS encoding monovalent cation/H+ antiporter subunit E, whose translation MNVPSDVLLPVSQSPTLPEVIDAAVDRADDRAVESDTRVTLHLIRVLPHVRDDVDVATDRQLNRAAERARETATSSVSVTTALVAPDRYLADPTDHAEEIRRYVDEHGIGLVVLDPNYAIDATDPDLHSIGAALEDEGVRYERPAVAVDRRLPSRAELVRFGGVFLLSFGFYLAVAGERYLYATVTGALTALVVAGLLRNVVFETTPRPARAVLVVIRGIAYVPYLLWEILKANVVIAYVVLHPSLPLETYLDRIDTPLSGGLPVTGFANSLTLTPGTLTIDADGNDLVVHSMTAGTRRDLLDGNRERAVQYVFEGRSAFDLPGPIERQAVVELVGSVPIDPATEPEGVPTSEPDTGTQVTEESDTGAQTTEGPEDE comes from the coding sequence GTGAACGTGCCCAGTGACGTCCTCCTGCCAGTGTCGCAGTCCCCGACGTTGCCGGAAGTGATCGACGCCGCAGTCGATCGGGCTGACGACCGGGCTGTCGAATCGGACACCCGTGTCACGTTACATCTGATTCGCGTTCTGCCCCACGTTCGCGACGACGTCGACGTGGCCACCGACCGCCAGCTGAACCGGGCCGCCGAACGCGCACGGGAGACGGCCACGTCGTCGGTTTCCGTCACCACCGCTCTCGTCGCGCCGGATCGGTATCTCGCCGATCCGACCGACCACGCCGAGGAGATCCGGCGGTACGTCGACGAGCACGGGATCGGACTCGTCGTCCTGGATCCGAACTACGCGATCGACGCGACCGACCCCGACCTCCACTCGATCGGCGCCGCGCTCGAAGACGAGGGCGTTCGGTACGAACGTCCCGCGGTCGCTGTCGATCGGCGGCTTCCATCGCGGGCGGAGCTGGTTCGCTTCGGCGGCGTGTTTCTCCTCTCGTTCGGCTTCTATCTCGCAGTCGCGGGCGAGCGATACCTCTACGCGACGGTGACGGGCGCGCTCACGGCGCTCGTCGTTGCCGGACTCCTCAGGAACGTGGTCTTCGAAACCACGCCCCGGCCAGCGCGGGCTGTCCTCGTCGTGATCCGGGGAATCGCGTACGTTCCGTATCTCCTGTGGGAGATCCTCAAGGCCAACGTCGTGATCGCGTACGTGGTGTTGCATCCGTCGCTTCCCCTCGAAACCTATCTGGATAGAATTGACACGCCACTTTCGGGCGGGCTACCGGTGACGGGGTTCGCGAACAGTCTCACGCTCACGCCGGGGACGCTCACGATCGACGCCGACGGCAACGACCTGGTGGTGCATTCGATGACCGCCGGCACCCGGCGGGATCTCCTGGACGGGAACCGAGAACGGGCGGTCCAGTACGTCTTCGAAGGTCGGTCGGCGTTCGACCTTCCCGGTCCGATCGAGCGGCAGGCGGTCGTCGAACTCGTCGGTTCGGTCCCGATCGATCCCGCGACGGAACCCGAGGGTGTCCCGACGTCGGAACCCGACACCGGCACGCAAGTCACGGAGGAATCCGACACCGGCGCGCAAACCACGGAGGGTCCGGAGGATGAGTGA
- a CDS encoding COG1361 S-layer family protein has product MSRVHLSRLVLVAAVCIGLIAGGGAVASDAGVVVVLSDDTLVAGEEATLDLQIVNRETVAGETMQGTTVEVDAGDAPLTVRTAERSLGNVPTGASRTAPFDVVVDENATPGTYDLEVTVTYRTIEDDGEVVPEATTETETIDLEVTIEERARFAVVNATTDVHVGEPGAIELELKNVGTETARNATVEVQSIDPGLQIGGGTTFTRTFSGEWAVDETRTVRLATRATDDTEARVHALDVTVRFYDSLGVRRSDDVHEPGVEVGPEQEFAVGNVTSTLRVGEDGRVDATIRNEGNRSLENVVAILASPNPNVDVRDTESSVGTLEPGEQRDISFRVRLDDGADPDERLLPLAVRYRTPGGDVVVGDPVDVVDVAVAPKQEFAVEDVTSTLQVGKDGRVNATIRNEANRTIEGVVAIVESPNPNIAVRDPEWYVGTLGPGEQRDISFRVGLREDAEPGERALPLVVRYRTPYADNLLSDQIDVPVIVAEKIEPFEVEAISRTITQGEEITYRVEIRNAGDERYTDIEAQLFATPPLAVTDGEAYVPGLAPGESTEIAFGLEAEDDATPTTYSVSIDFRYEDEIGDRHLTDRQRLPVDVLESEPSPIVFVAVAALLVGVFALAYWQRERLRRVIDDLGPE; this is encoded by the coding sequence GTGTCACGAGTTCACTTGTCCAGGCTCGTGCTGGTCGCGGCCGTCTGCATCGGGCTCATCGCCGGCGGCGGCGCGGTCGCGAGCGACGCCGGCGTCGTGGTTGTGTTGTCCGACGATACGCTGGTCGCAGGCGAAGAGGCGACACTGGACCTCCAGATCGTCAACCGAGAAACCGTCGCCGGCGAGACGATGCAGGGTACCACAGTCGAGGTCGACGCCGGCGACGCGCCGCTCACCGTGCGGACCGCAGAGCGATCGCTGGGCAACGTGCCGACCGGGGCCTCTCGGACGGCCCCTTTCGATGTCGTCGTCGACGAAAACGCGACGCCGGGAACCTACGACCTCGAGGTGACGGTTACCTACCGAACGATCGAGGATGACGGCGAGGTCGTCCCCGAGGCGACCACCGAGACCGAGACGATCGATCTCGAGGTGACGATCGAAGAGCGCGCCCGCTTTGCGGTCGTGAACGCGACCACCGACGTCCACGTCGGCGAGCCGGGAGCGATCGAACTCGAGTTGAAGAACGTCGGCACCGAGACGGCTCGGAATGCCACCGTCGAGGTCCAGTCGATCGATCCGGGACTCCAGATTGGCGGCGGTACGACGTTCACCCGGACATTTAGCGGCGAATGGGCCGTCGATGAGACCCGAACGGTGCGGCTCGCGACGCGCGCCACAGACGACACCGAAGCCCGGGTCCACGCGCTCGATGTCACGGTTCGGTTCTACGACTCCCTCGGGGTTCGCCGCTCCGACGATGTCCACGAGCCGGGCGTGGAGGTGGGGCCCGAACAGGAGTTCGCGGTCGGGAACGTGACCAGCACGCTCCGAGTTGGCGAGGACGGCCGGGTGGACGCCACGATCCGTAACGAGGGCAACCGGTCGCTGGAGAACGTCGTGGCGATCCTGGCGTCGCCGAATCCGAACGTCGACGTCCGGGACACAGAATCGTCGGTCGGCACACTCGAACCTGGCGAACAACGCGATATCTCCTTCCGCGTTCGACTCGACGACGGTGCCGACCCCGACGAGCGTCTCCTCCCGCTTGCAGTCCGGTATCGAACACCCGGCGGGGACGTCGTCGTTGGCGATCCAGTTGACGTCGTTGACGTCGCGGTGGCGCCCAAACAGGAGTTCGCTGTCGAGGATGTCACGAGCACGCTCCAGGTCGGCAAGGACGGCCGGGTGAACGCCACGATCCGTAACGAGGCGAACCGAACGATCGAGGGAGTGGTAGCGATCGTCGAGTCGCCGAATCCGAACATCGCCGTCCGCGATCCGGAGTGGTACGTGGGGACGCTCGGTCCGGGCGAGCAACGCGATATCTCCTTCCGCGTGGGGCTCCGAGAGGACGCCGAACCCGGCGAGCGCGCGCTCCCGCTCGTGGTCCGGTATCGGACCCCCTACGCCGACAACCTCCTCAGCGATCAGATCGACGTCCCGGTGATCGTCGCAGAGAAGATCGAACCGTTCGAGGTCGAGGCGATAAGCCGAACGATAACCCAGGGCGAGGAGATCACCTATCGCGTCGAGATCCGGAACGCCGGCGACGAGCGGTACACGGACATCGAGGCGCAGTTGTTCGCCACTCCGCCACTCGCCGTGACCGACGGCGAGGCATACGTCCCGGGTCTTGCTCCGGGTGAATCGACAGAGATCGCTTTCGGACTGGAGGCCGAAGACGACGCGACGCCGACGACGTACTCGGTGTCGATTGACTTCCGCTACGAGGACGAGATCGGCGACCGCCACCTCACTGATCGACAGCGGCTGCCGGTCGACGTCCTCGAGAGCGAACCCTCCCCGATCGTCTTTGTCGCCGTCGCCGCGCTGCTCGTTGGGGTTTTCGCTCTCGCCTACTGGCAGCGCGAACGCCTCCGGCGAGTGATCGACGACCTCGGACCCGAGTGA
- a CDS encoding efflux RND transporter permease subunit, which produces MRGRPAGRIADEIVGRPGRIALAFLVVTVLLAPGVALMETEPGTEPFTEAVPEADALEQVTLRFEPTFGPDEPTTQIIQYEERNALSREALSTQLRVVEQLRDREELRVIETTSPAGIVAAELDPTADTTKQKREAIEGATQSDLEGAIRAASDDPVFTSIVSEDFSPEAGEASAAIVVTTHAIPAGDEVLIDLQHDVTETVEGVDRRLLVFGSGIVEAEFRAIIFDSLAIVIPVAAVVILGLLLAAYRDPFDLALGLTAIVMTVVWTFGVAGYVGLPFNQMLIAVPILLLAIGIDFGIHMIDRYREKRIEGRSIAESMRTTAANLLVAYGLIAGTTVIGFGANVTSELQPIREFGVVTAIGMIFTLLIFGIYLPAAKVWLDRRREALALPEFDSSPIAGGESTLGRWLEAAAIPARTAPVAFLLAALLLTGAAAGYGAGVDTTFDVDDFLPAEEQPEYVHYFPGPMQPSEYTITRSINVIEDEFVAGEEDTITIHLRTDMTDDDALRRLVRVEENPPDSFVEVDGSAQSQSILVPIALAAEENPRIAVLVSRNDRTGDGIPDRNLDAVYDEVFDSEYGDLAREYLTEDRDETRIIISVRSEATTEEVTEDARAFVNRYRGEAVATGQIIINQSVAEEIFDTAVESFFGAIIVDGIFLILLYWILTRRASLGLLALLPIAVTVALLTATMRVLGIPFNALSTTILAISIGLGVDYTVHFTHRYHIESQSTDDPIEAIETTLRGTGGALTGTMLTTTLGLGSLVLAITPILGQFGLLTGLSIIYSYLTAHLLLPSLVVVLERIRG; this is translated from the coding sequence ATGAGGGGGCGTCCAGCCGGACGGATCGCCGACGAAATTGTCGGTCGACCCGGCCGGATCGCGCTCGCGTTCCTCGTCGTGACGGTGCTTCTTGCCCCCGGGGTTGCGCTGATGGAGACCGAACCCGGAACCGAACCGTTCACCGAGGCGGTTCCGGAGGCGGACGCGCTCGAACAGGTCACACTCCGATTCGAACCGACGTTCGGCCCGGACGAACCGACGACACAGATCATCCAGTACGAAGAGCGGAACGCGCTCTCGCGGGAAGCGCTGTCGACGCAGTTGCGGGTCGTCGAACAGTTGCGGGACCGCGAGGAGCTCCGTGTCATCGAGACGACGTCCCCGGCGGGGATCGTCGCAGCCGAGCTCGACCCCACCGCCGACACGACGAAACAGAAGCGAGAGGCGATAGAGGGGGCGACACAGTCAGATCTCGAGGGAGCAATTCGGGCGGCGAGCGACGATCCTGTCTTCACGTCGATCGTCAGCGAGGACTTCAGCCCGGAGGCGGGTGAGGCGTCCGCGGCGATTGTCGTCACAACCCACGCGATCCCGGCCGGCGACGAGGTGTTGATCGACCTCCAGCACGACGTCACCGAAACCGTAGAGGGGGTCGACCGGCGGCTGCTCGTGTTCGGATCCGGCATCGTCGAGGCGGAGTTCCGGGCAATCATCTTCGACTCGCTCGCGATCGTGATTCCCGTTGCCGCGGTCGTCATCCTCGGTCTGTTGCTCGCGGCCTACCGCGATCCGTTCGACCTCGCGCTCGGTCTAACCGCGATCGTGATGACGGTCGTCTGGACGTTCGGCGTCGCAGGGTACGTGGGGCTGCCGTTCAACCAGATGTTGATCGCCGTCCCGATCCTCTTGCTCGCAATCGGGATCGACTTCGGTATCCACATGATCGATCGCTACCGCGAGAAGCGAATCGAGGGGAGGTCGATCGCGGAGTCGATGCGGACGACGGCCGCCAACCTGCTCGTCGCGTACGGCCTCATCGCCGGCACGACCGTGATCGGGTTCGGCGCGAACGTCACGAGCGAACTTCAGCCGATCCGGGAGTTCGGAGTCGTCACCGCGATCGGGATGATCTTCACGCTGCTGATTTTCGGTATCTACCTCCCCGCTGCCAAAGTGTGGCTCGACCGCCGCCGCGAGGCGCTCGCGCTTCCCGAGTTCGATTCCAGCCCGATCGCCGGCGGCGAGTCGACGCTCGGACGGTGGCTCGAGGCGGCCGCGATCCCCGCACGCACCGCGCCGGTCGCGTTTCTCCTTGCGGCGTTGCTTTTGACCGGAGCGGCGGCTGGTTACGGCGCCGGCGTGGACACGACGTTCGACGTCGACGACTTCCTCCCGGCGGAGGAACAGCCGGAGTACGTTCACTACTTCCCGGGTCCGATGCAGCCGTCGGAGTACACGATCACGCGATCGATCAACGTGATAGAAGACGAGTTCGTCGCCGGCGAGGAGGACACGATTACGATACACTTACGGACAGATATGACCGACGACGACGCGCTCCGTCGTCTCGTGCGCGTCGAGGAGAACCCGCCGGACTCGTTCGTCGAGGTCGACGGCTCCGCACAGAGCCAGTCGATTCTCGTTCCGATCGCGCTCGCGGCCGAGGAGAATCCGCGGATCGCCGTACTCGTTTCGCGGAACGATCGGACAGGCGACGGGATCCCCGACCGGAACCTCGATGCGGTGTACGACGAGGTGTTCGACTCGGAGTACGGCGACCTTGCCCGCGAGTACCTCACCGAGGACCGCGACGAGACACGGATCATCATCAGCGTGCGAAGCGAGGCAACCACAGAGGAGGTGACCGAGGACGCCCGCGCGTTCGTCAACCGGTACCGGGGCGAAGCCGTCGCGACCGGCCAGATCATCATCAACCAGTCCGTGGCCGAGGAAATCTTCGACACCGCCGTCGAGAGTTTCTTCGGGGCGATCATCGTCGACGGCATCTTTCTGATTCTCCTCTACTGGATACTGACCAGGCGGGCGTCGCTTGGCCTGCTCGCGTTGCTTCCGATCGCGGTCACCGTCGCCCTCCTGACTGCCACCATGCGCGTTCTGGGAATCCCGTTCAACGCGCTCTCGACGACGATTCTCGCGATATCGATCGGACTCGGCGTCGACTACACCGTCCACTTCACCCATCGGTATCACATCGAGTCACAGTCGACCGACGACCCCATCGAAGCGATCGAGACGACGCTCCGGGGGACCGGCGGCGCGCTGACGGGGACAATGTTGACGACAACACTCGGTCTCGGATCGCTTGTCCTGGCGATCACCCCGATCCTCGGCCAGTTCGGCCTGCTGACGGGACTGAGCATCATCTACTCGTATCTGACCGCCCACCTGCTGTTGCCGTCCCTCGTGGTGGTTCTCGAACGCATTCGAGGTTGA
- the ddh gene encoding D-2-hydroxyacid dehydrogenase, which translates to MNLERIGVDESVSTVFPPEKLVEALSGLPVEVERVDGSPDSLADCQAVVTFVNREAFLDLEWVHSIQAGVDRFSRERFEEAGVVLSNSTGIHGDAIGETVATQVLMLARRFHVHVANQRRREWSQPGWDDAWTVAGEQACVVGLGGLGRGIVDRLTGLGIDVVGVRRTPTPEPGVDRVYPAERLHDGIADARFVVLAVPLVEETRNLFDDEVLSAMREDAYLVNVARGGVVDQSALVDALESGEIAGAALDVFETEPLPESSPLWEMDDVIVSPHCGAFIDEYYRHIAAIVRESVRRVQTGDEPANRVF; encoded by the coding sequence ATGAACCTCGAACGAATCGGCGTCGACGAATCGGTTTCGACAGTGTTTCCGCCGGAAAAGCTGGTCGAGGCACTCTCGGGTCTCCCGGTCGAGGTCGAACGGGTCGACGGGAGCCCGGACTCGCTGGCCGACTGCCAGGCCGTGGTTACGTTCGTGAACCGCGAGGCGTTTCTCGATCTCGAGTGGGTCCACTCGATCCAGGCCGGCGTCGATCGGTTCTCCCGCGAGCGGTTCGAGGAGGCCGGCGTCGTCCTCTCGAACAGCACCGGGATCCACGGCGACGCGATCGGCGAGACGGTCGCGACGCAGGTGCTCATGCTCGCCCGACGGTTCCACGTCCACGTCGCGAACCAGCGACGGCGCGAGTGGTCACAGCCGGGGTGGGACGACGCCTGGACGGTCGCCGGGGAGCAGGCCTGCGTCGTCGGCCTCGGCGGACTCGGGCGCGGGATCGTCGACCGATTGACCGGGCTCGGCATCGACGTCGTCGGCGTCCGCCGGACGCCCACGCCGGAGCCGGGAGTCGACCGCGTGTATCCTGCAGAGAGACTCCACGACGGGATCGCAGACGCCCGGTTCGTCGTCCTCGCAGTCCCGCTCGTCGAGGAGACCCGGAACCTGTTCGACGACGAGGTGCTGTCGGCGATGCGGGAGGACGCCTACCTCGTCAACGTCGCCCGCGGGGGCGTCGTCGATCAGTCGGCGCTGGTAGACGCTCTCGAGAGCGGTGAGATCGCCGGAGCCGCACTCGACGTCTTCGAAACCGAACCACTCCCCGAGTCATCACCGCTCTGGGAGATGGACGACGTGATCGTTTCGCCTCACTGCGGGGCATTCATCGACGAGTACTACCGGCACATTGCAGCGATCGTTCGCGAGAGCGTCCGCCGAGTGCAGACCGGCGACGAGCCGGCAAACCGAGTGTTTTGA